In the genome of Mesosutterella faecium, the window TTGTTATTTTAAAAGACCCCCGAGGTTTTCTTTTGCACCCTTTTCTTGCTTTGTTTATATAAAAGAGACTATCGTGAACTTTCAGCCGCTTCGCTGGATTCCGTCCTTCGTTCTGGCCGGCATCGCCAGCCTCGCACTTTTCGGCTGCCAGAGCGTTCAGCCGCCCTCAGCCCAGCGCAACCGCGTCAGTCACATGCCCCGGTTTGAGCCCGCCTCCTTCTCTGATTTCCAGCAGGTTTCGGCAAAAGACTGGGAAAATGCAAAGAGATCTTTCCAGTCTTCCTGCGCGTTGCCAGGATTCAGACAGTCTTCGCTCTGGGGACAAAGCTGCGCTTCTTTAGAGAATCAGAGCTCTGCGCTGGACTTCTTTTCCAACAGCTTCACAATCTGGAAAATTCTGGATGAAAAACACACGGACGGCGCCTCTTCTTTGTCAGCTACAGGTTTACTCACCGGCTATTACGAACCTGTCCTGAAAGCCTCGCTGAAACGGACGGCTCAGTACTCCTGGCCGGTCCTCTCTACTCCTCCGGACCTGATAGATGTTGACCTAGCCACTTTGTACCCCGAATTGAAAGGAAAAAGAGTCCGGGGAAAACTTTCCGGCCGCAGGCTCATCCCCTATGACGACCGGCATTCCATTGACGAGCGAAGAGATCTTTACCCATATGCGATCGCCTGGCTGTCAGATCCGATTGACCAGCTTTTTCTGCAGATTCAGGGATCCGGCCAGCTTCAGATTCCTGGGAGAGGGGTTATCCGAGTCACTTACGCTGACCAAAACGGCCATCCATACAAAGCCGTGGCGCAATGGCTCATCAGGAAGGGATACATCACTCCCAAAGAGGCATCCATGCAGGCCATCAGGGCCTGGGCCAAGAACAATCCAGGAGAAATCCGCAGCCTGCTTGATTACAACCCCAGCTATGTATTTTTCAGGCAGGACTTAACCGCCCGGCCTGGCCAAGGGCCCCGCGGAGCACAGGGCGTCCCGCTGACACCCCTGGCCTCCGTCGCGGTCGACCGCAGCATATGGAAATATGGGAGTCCGTTCATTCTTCAAGTGAGCCAGAGTTCTCCGGACATTCACTTTGTAAGGCCGGTCATAGCCCAGGATACTGGAGGAGCCATCAGAGGCATTCTCCGCTTCGATTATTTCTGGGGCTCAGGCGACAAGGCGGGGGACATGGCCGGAAGGCAAAAAAGCCAAGTCTCCGCTTGGATTCTGGTTCCCCGTGGCCACCGGCCGGAAGAGCTTCTCCGGCCCTGAGCCGGGACGGCCCAGATATAAACTCCAGAGATGGGCGCCCCTTGGCAGCACTTTTTCATAGCAAATCAGACACCCACGCTCTGCGGAACTGGGCCGCCAGTCCGTCTTTGAAGCTGTCAACCTACTTAGTTTTTTGAGGAATCGGGGATTGGCATTCAAGAAATCGCACTAGAGGCTCAAATAAAATTGGATTTTTATGAAAAACTGTGCTAGGATATTATCCTCTCGCGTGGTCAGGTAGCTCAGTCGGTAGAGCAACGGACTGAAAATCCGTGTGTCGACGGTTCGATTCCGCCCCTGACCACCACCTATGCAAAAGAGCGCCATGCGATTCAATCGCTTGGCGCTTTTTTTTTGGCTTAATTAACTTAGCCTGATGAATTTAATTGTTTTCAAGCCTATTTCTCACTCATGCCGTCCTTCCTGTCTGGCATCCTTCGAAAGCAACTTAGGAACCTGACGCAGTTCTCCTAAAGTAACCCGATCGTATCCTCCGAGATCCTTTAAAGTTCTTACGTCCGAGAACCCCGCCTCGGAAAACAGCCTCCGGCAGGGAGCGCCCTGATCAAAGCCATGCTCTACGGCCAGCCAACCGCATGAGGAAAGAAATCTCGGAGCCTTGTGAATGATCTCCGTCAGGTCATCCATCCCCTTCGGTCCGCTTACAAGCGCACCTTTCGGTTCATAGCTGAGATCTGCCAAATAAGGGCTTGCTTCCGCAACATAC includes:
- a CDS encoding murein transglycosylase A, with protein sequence MNFQPLRWIPSFVLAGIASLALFGCQSVQPPSAQRNRVSHMPRFEPASFSDFQQVSAKDWENAKRSFQSSCALPGFRQSSLWGQSCASLENQSSALDFFSNSFTIWKILDEKHTDGASSLSATGLLTGYYEPVLKASLKRTAQYSWPVLSTPPDLIDVDLATLYPELKGKRVRGKLSGRRLIPYDDRHSIDERRDLYPYAIAWLSDPIDQLFLQIQGSGQLQIPGRGVIRVTYADQNGHPYKAVAQWLIRKGYITPKEASMQAIRAWAKNNPGEIRSLLDYNPSYVFFRQDLTARPGQGPRGAQGVPLTPLASVAVDRSIWKYGSPFILQVSQSSPDIHFVRPVIAQDTGGAIRGILRFDYFWGSGDKAGDMAGRQKSQVSAWILVPRGHRPEELLRP